A window of Phragmites australis chromosome 2, lpPhrAust1.1, whole genome shotgun sequence genomic DNA:
TGTCATGCACATGAATAAATTTCATCCGTTTTCCTTTCACCaagattaaaaaagaaaaataagctcCTATTCGATAATCTTCATGGATGTgtagtttaaaattttaatttctaTCCGCAATAGAGATGatcatattatatttttttaaaataaaaattgcaaatatatttgtccgtttcaaaaaattgcaattcTAGACTCATGTCGCCTGTTGGAAGGGCGACAAGGACCTGTTGCTCGTTGGACGGGTGATATGTTGACGTGGCGTGCCACCGTGCACTTGAAGCATCGGTTGTTGTCGTCGTGGAGGGGCGAGGGGGTGGACAGGAGGCATCTGAGTCAATCGAGCGGAAGGGGATCGATAAGCGTCCTGAGTGGACCTACAAGCGAATGTCCTCATGATCTTTTTGCGGTTTCTCGTAGATCCTGTGGAACGCCCCACGTGTCTCAAAGGTAGGGGCATGTATCCCATTGTCTAGTTGCTCGACGTTAGTACTAGCCTCCACTGAGATATGGTACACGAGGTCCCTCTAGGGAAAAGTGTTACGTAGGTTGACACAAGTTCTTTGTATGTTAAATTTAGGGTACAACTAATGCTTTTGTCGAAGAAACGTACCGCCAACGATCGAACCTAGTCCCCGTGCACCAGATAAGTGTCCCGCACGTGCGTCCCGTGAGTCAGCACCTCGGACAGTTTCAATGTCACCCTGGTCCGCGTCCGAGGTAGAAACCAGGCCAGGTACTTAGTGAATGCCTTAGAGTGCGGCCAGTCCTTGTCAACCACATCGTCCATCGCGTCGGCCTAGCTCACTATCCATGGCTGAATACGTGGTGCCCACAGGGTAGTAGATGATGTAGCCTTCCGCGTCATCGTGCAAGATAAGTAACTACACAAGATAAGGTGCGTGACTAAAGATTGAAAACAATGAATCGTAAAATATACCTGTGCACATGAGAAGCCTGTTGAGTAGAAGTCCAGCCCCACACAACCTGCAAACAAAATAGAATGTAAGTCGTAGTACCTTACGAACAGCAGAAGCACGTGAAGGGAATGAATTGCAAACTTGGGGATCCATCGCTCGTCCGGAACCCGCGGTCGGAGTATCGGGAGCCTAGTCGCCTTAATTGCGATCAGGTATGAGCGGTGCCTTTCATCCATGCGTGGGTCAAGCAGCTCAAGGTGGTCGACAGCCATACCTGCCCATGATTATTGCTCAAAAGACCTATATCTAATAACAGTGCAACTATCCCTAAAAAAACCTAGGTATAAAGAGTTATAACTATCCCTAAAAACCTAGGTATAAAGAGTTACAACAATCCCTAAAAAACCGGTGTATAAAGAGTCACAACTATCCCTAAAAATCTAGGTCTATCAATACCTCTACGTTGCTAAAAAAACCTATATCCAATAACAGTAGACACATTCCTATAAAACCTAGGTATAAAGAGTTAAAACTATACCTAACAAAACCTAGGTATAAAGAGTTATAACTATTCTAGAAAAAACCTAGGTCTAGCGGTACCAATACATTCCTCAAAAAACCTATATCTAATAACAATACACCTATACCTAAAAAACCTAGGTATAAAGAATTACAACTATTCCTAAAAAACCTAGGTCTAATATCACTAAATCCTATATCTGATGCCTAACCTATGTCCACAACTAAATCTGTTGGCTAACCTAattggtttgtaaaaaaaatactatgctTAGAATATTTATCTCTAATACTGAAAAATTCTAGCAAGACTTTgccgctctcctctctctctctctctctctctctttgtgtgtgtgtgtgcacgCGCGCGCGTGCGCGCATTGGTGAAACGAACAAATGAGCACAATACCTAGTGGGGAGATTGGCCACGTGGCTTTATAGCGCAACCTGTCGCCCGGGCAGGTCGACGTGGGTGCCACCGTGGACTTGTCAACCGTTGGAAGGACGATGACATGACCTGTCGCCTGTTGGAAGGGCGACTGGAGTctagatttgcaatttttcaaaacggATGCATATATTtccaatttttatttaaaacatataaaaataaaaaatttgatcaTATTATATGTACTTTGCCTTTGTAGTGAAAACATTCGGCTCCCCAAAATCTTTAGGTAGAGAAATGAGGGTATGCTTTGTGACGGTGGCTGCTGTTCATTTCGAGTATTTGTAGAGATGTGTCATAGATGTAAATGGTAACAACCAACATTACCCAAAGACAGTCAagctataaaaaatatgtgaaatattttctttcataGATAATCTTGAGTTAAAATTTTGATCCTGAAACGCTCAAGTCCCTTGTCTTTTGTACTTTGTGGTGCATATTGCATCTGTCTTTTTCTTTGCATGTCTTACACTGGATTTAAGGTAGTTGTATTTTTCTTTGCTAGGCCATCTTTTACCTGCATCGTTTTTTGATTTTGCGTTCAACCATTAGTTGTTTATTTAAAATTCATGCACTTGGGTTCTACATCAGtgttttattttatcatactGTCTTCTTTTTAGTGTTGATTGCATGGGCAGCTTGGTTGTAATATTTGTTCTGTTAAAAGTAGACATCTGGTTAATTCAATTGTTCTGTTGTACCAGCTGACAATAACATTGACCAAGGAAGAAGGGCACACAGAGGTTCAACACAATGAATACTGTTATGCTGGTGGCCTTGTTGAGTATGTTAAATGGTTGAATACTGACAAGGTGTGCTATGTAACATCTGAAGCTATATTTTTCATGGAGTTCCACTTTTGTTAAGATTCTTAAAGCATAGAAATGGTGTTTGTATTCTATTCTGAGTATCCACTAGGCATAAGTTGTTCCTACAGTTTTAAATTGTCTTTTTTGCCAGACTCATGAAAATATTAAGATCTACCTTTactcctttgtttctttttttacaaGTAACTGAAATTGGCAATATATGGGGTGCTCTACTTAATGTTGACTTCTTAGAAATTTCTATGTTGGCCAGCCTATGATGTCATATTGCTGATTCCAAAATTAAATGTTGAAAAATAGGCTAGGTTTTGATGGTTTGTTTGAAGTATGTGTCAACAGCTGAATACTTGAGTTAGATCAGATGCTCATACCTCATAGACTGAACTGAATGTCAATACGCTTATGCTTATGAAAATGTTAAGGGTATGCTGAGGACAAGCAAGCATGTTTGGTTCCTTTGCTTGGTTTGAATTTGGGCAAGGTGGGCAAGGATTTCCTTGCTTTTGAGAGAAAGCCAAATTGGCTCTCCTCTTCTAGTAAGGTTTGCTTTGCCTAACCTTGCCAAGCAATGCTAGTGGGCAAGGGTGGGCAAAGAAACCAATCATACCCTAAATGCTTAAGGGTATTGTTGTTTTTTTGTTATAGATGCATATCGTGTGGCTTTCTCTATCGTTCCTCTTAAGAAACTACATCAACTCACCCCAAAGTAAGGGCAATAACATGCGTGTTGGTAATTAGTACATAGCTTGTTGGGACTTCCTCAGTGCCCCTAAATTTCACTGTTTAAAAAGAAACATGCATGCTTGTTTTTAGCCATCAGAACAGAGTCTACTTCTACATATAACAAGAAAACCATTATATTGTTATCCAGCAACAAAAGTAACCCTATTCCTTGAATGTGCTTTCTTTCCTAGAAACCTCTTCATGACCCTATAGCGTTCAGAAAGGAGATTGATGGGATCATGGTGGATGTCTCTCTTCAATGGTAAAATGTATTTCTTGAAATTTTGCAATAAGTACATTGATGTATGTACTGCATCGTGTCCCTTCATGTTGTTTGGTCAGTTGAGCAATGAGAGAGTTTATCTGATTCTTGTTTTAGGTTATCTACAATTTTTGATGCTGTGTTTTGTTGCTCAAATGTATGCCCTTATATGGCCTGAATCTTTTTGCCAAAATTTCGAGGATTGGGCCAATTTTGTTTTTTCGTTTGACCAAATGTCCAAACTGATCTTAAGTTTGTGGACAGAGGTCTATGGTTCATGGACCAACTTGCATCCATCTCGCATGTTCATGGACTGGTTTTGCAATTTACTACTCATTTTGTTCGAAATCTTAGTAATTTTGTTCTTAGGGAAGGATTTTGTGCCTTCTACTCAAGCAATAAATTGTCACCATTTACAGGTGCTCTGATTCCTACTCTGACACAGTGCTAGGATACGCCAACAGTATCCGTACTATTGATGGCGGAACTCATATTGATGGTCTGAAGGCTTCATTGACAAGAACAATTAATAACCTTGCAAAGAAGTCAAAGATCATTAAGGTGATAATTTACGGACTACtgaccttttcttttgttgttctgTAGTGGATGCACCCTATTGTTTATTCACGTGCTTAACTGCAACCTGCTGATTCTGAAACTTTttattggagtttttttttaaaaaaattgtgacGGCAGACTATAGTGACAGCTATACATTGAAAAGGATTTGTTTAAGTCTTTAAAGTGCACTTCTCAATGCTATTCATCCTACCAAATAAAAAGCTTAATAAACTGGATCAGTGATTCAGTTCAGGGGTTTATTAACAGACATTGGTTTTTATAGGATAAAGACATCAGCTTGAGTGGGGAGCATGTTAGAGAAGGAATGACATGTGTTATTTCAGTAAAGGTCCCTGATCCAGAGTTTGAAGGGCAGACAAAGGTAACAGCTTGTATTTCCTGACATAATTTGGCAAATTTTATCTGAAGATTAATGCCATGCAATCACTTTTCTTGATTTCACCCTAATGGTTGgtcaaattttgtttcttttttatttcgcAGACAAGGTTGGGAAATCCAGAAGTACGAAGAATGGTTGAACAATCTGTTCAAGAAAACTTAACAGAGTATTTGGAGCTTCATCCAGATGTGATGGACTCAATTTTGTCTAAGTCCCTCAATGCTCTCAAGGTACATGGTCCTTGTAATAATTTGAATGGCCTAGCTTGGGACAGAAAAGATACTTCTTATCCTATGCATCGTTGTAGCAAGAAGGATTCCCCAGGTGCTCATTGATTACTGTCCTGTTGCAGGCTGCATTGGCAGCGAAGAGGGCTAGAGAATTAGTGAGGACAAAGAGTGTCTTGAAATCATCTTCACTCCCTGGGAAGCTAGCTGACTGTGCatcaactaatcctgaagaatcCGGTGAGTTGGTCCAACGTCCAAACTGGCTTAGGCCTCTTGCACACACTTTTAGGCTTTGACATTTGCTGATCACTTATGAAAATGCAGAAATCTTCATAGTTGAAGGTGATTCTGCAGGGGGTAGTGCAAAGCAAGGTCGGGATAGGAAATTTCAGGTAAAACTTATTAATCTATTTTTAGTATGTTCAACAGTTGTACCACCACCAGCATTATTGATTTCTGACGAAGTTCAGAGTTACGGATGATTATAAGTTGTTACTATTTGGATATTTTGTCATGTGGGGCCTGTTTGGTTTCCGCCGTAGCTCGCCCTGCCAAAGTGTGGGCTCACCAAATATTTGGCACAACTTTTTGCCACCCGCAGTTCGCCCAGCATTGGCGAGAAAATGAACTAGCATGCCAAACACTGGTGTGGGCATGCCAGCAACCAAATGCACGCGCAGACGTGGGTCAACGCCAAAAAATTGGCTGGCCGGCTCAAGACTGTAAACCAAACAGGCCTGTGGCCTCCTTTGATGGGAGAAGTTCTATTTCACCCACTCGTGCTTACTAGCTGCTAACACTACTGATGCATATTTTGGACATAATGGTGGTCTTCATGGTTATTAAGGTGTTGCTTAAGAGGTAAGGCGGCCAGAGGGCGACGCCATGCTGGACGCCACACTTTGAAGTGGTATGGTGTTCGCTTTATTCGCAAGGCGGCCGTAAAGCGTTTCCATGGCTTAGGGCGGGGTGAGGCAGGCGCCATATGGGTAGCCCGTAGCCTCTGGCGGGAAGAAGCATGAGGGAGAGGAGGGAATCCAAAATTGGCGCAATAagcaagagagaggagagggagagagcaagcCTCCAGGTCCTGCGCCACGTTGTGACGCCGCCAGATCCAACCTCCATCGCGCCCCTTGAATTTGTAGCTATTGCTTACTACTTTACTAGGataggatgatgatatggcGTCGCCTCGCCTCACGCCTTAGGCACTAAGGCGGTAGTGAGTCGCCATGCCTCGCCTTTACACCTTAATAACCATGGTGGTCTTTATGTCAACCTCCAGAGTTTTCTTCAATATGTGCATTGTTTTCATAAGAATAATTTTCCACACTTCAAGTTATGCTTTTGAACTGTATTGAGATTAGAGCATGTCTTCTAAGTTCTAACTATTACGCAAGATGCCATGCAAGGATAGATGATATATCCAGTATAAAGGCACTTGCCTAATAGAACAACGGCACTTGCCTAATAGAACAACATTGATAGTAAGGAAGCTATTTTAGGCTGGCTTTAGGGTTGTAAACAACTTGTTGCACATCAATTGAACTGTGACATACACATCAACTTGAAAGACAATTTTTTGCTGCACCAGTTCTGGTAGTGCAGCATTTGTCAAAGCTTGCTAAGGATCGAAGTGATCACTTACAAGTGGGATCATAGTGTAACACAGAAATTTCCTTTCATCCTCTATGCAAACAAGGCCTGATGTGTTTACCCCCAACATACATTCAACTTCTCTAATTGCACTATTCATTCTTGTTCCGCCATTTGTGTGGTGGCTTCCTTCTGCCTGCTTGCAAAATATAGATAGATATTTTGGAGCATAGGCGATTTCCCATACTTGTCTGCATAGGTGATTACCCATACTGGGCTTGCTTAGCATAGGGGACCCCAAAAGCCCTTTTTTAGTAGAGTTTGTATGGTGGCAGCACCAATGATAAATATAGTTACTCAGTTCTTCCCTTTTTGTTTAGAAGTAATTATGATGGGTGGGGTTCAAGTCTACATAGATACCAGGACTGCGAGCTAAATTTTGCACTATTTTATAGCTGTAACAGCAATTTGTTATGTGGAGCTgctattattaattttttactaCACAACCTAGCAGTTGCTAGATGCATTGAGATGCTGCCTATGATCAAAATAAATGACACCAAGTAGTAATCTCGCAGGAATTGGCAACAAAATGGTTAGAGCAGTATGCACTTGTTTGTGGTGCGGAGGCCGTTAGTCCATAGTTCATAATCTATTGTTTTTCTATATCAAATGTTGCTGCAACTTACATACCATATACCTGGCATTCACTTGGATCTAAACTCTAATCATGCCTTACAACTGAATGCAGGCTATTTTGCCTCTAAGAGGTAAAATTCTCAATATTGAACGGAAGGATGAAGCAGCAATGTACAAAAATGAAGAGATCCAAAATCTTATTCTTGGACTTGGACTAGGAGTGAAGGTTGCATGCTCTTTGTCCTGTTTATTCATTTATTCTCTGATTCTTTTTGGCTCTTTTTTTTACGCAAATTATTCTTTTTGGTTCTTGTCTAATATATTCTTTCAGGGTGAGGATTTTAAGAAGGAAGCTCTTCGGTATCATAAGATAGTTATACTTACTGATGCTGATGTAGATGGTGCACATATCCGAACTCTCCTCCTTACTTTCTTCTTTAGATATCAGGTACTTTGAAGCATCTGCAAACTTAAGATATAGCTCATCTGTTAGGGTTCTGCGTTCATATGGATGTACATCCGATTGCACAGTTACACTTGTGTTCCCATTCTCACTTTTTTTCAAGGCCTGTTGGGTTGGGGTGATTAGGGATAAGAGATAGGGTTTGGTTTGGCCAGTGTTTGGATGAAATGGGAAACAAAAACTGGTTTGTACTTGGTTAGGACGGGGTTTGGACTGAAATCAGGCTGAGAATTTGGGTTTGGGAACAGGTTAAATCTATGGGAAAGTCTAGGTTTGTTTGCTCATCCTAGAAACCTATTAGGATCCTCTTTCAACCGCAGAAAATCCACAAAGGCCTAAAAATGTCTTTTTAGGGGTGAGAATGAGATCAGGTATAAGTGAAACCCAATTGTTCAGCCCATGGAAACACTACAGTTTGTTTCTCAGCGTAGAGAAACCCAAAAGAGAAACTGTTCTGGAGTTGGGTTGGGTTGTGGTTTGCAAAAGTTTAGTTGCACTGGATGgctgtttttctatttttaataatCTGTCTGTGAGCAGTTCTGTTTACAGGCATGTTACTGTTGAATTGTATTTACTACTAATTTGgctttcatctctagcctaccccaacttgattgggacaaaggctttgttgttgtttttgcaTGTCATTGTTGAGCTACCATGTGATATTGTGCTTTGAGCGGGCAACTCTTCATTACCATAATATGTTGGCCAATGACTATAGTGTGAACAATAACGGGACTGTTTTCGTTATACAATGTTTGCAGAGAGCACTATTTGATGAAGGTTGCATCTACGTTGGTGTACCTCCTCTTTACAAGGTTTGATTGTGACCTTACACTAGTATTCTTGAATGgagaattgatcttaaatgttGAGTTGTGTATTTATCTTGCGGTGTAAGGTTGAGCGTGGGAAACAAGCACACTATTGCTATGACGATACTGATCTCAAAGAGATAGTTAACACCTTCCCAGCAAATGCGGCGTATCATATCCAGAGGTTTAAAGGTACATTTGACTGATGAGCACTATGAATTTTGAAGCAAATATCACTGTCTACATTTTATTGTCTCCTATATTATCTCGACAACATTAATGATTGGTGAATAGCTTGCCAgtttgcattttggtttatttagcaaataaaaGGGCCATCTGTCTAGATATCATTCACTATGTTGCCTTGCGATGACCATGTGCATTCCTTTCAAGCTTTGTTACATCTTCAAGGAGATATATGTTTCCTCCTATTTTGGTAAGTCCGTATTTGCCATGTATCATCTTCTCTGGTGGTTCAATAGGTTTGGGTGAGATGATGCCTGCACAGTTATGGGAAACAACAATGGATCCCGAGAGGCGGCTGTTGAAGCAGCTTAGGGTTGAAGATGCTGCTGAGGCTAATGTTGTGTTCTCATCTCTTATGGGTACCCGGGTAAGCAACATAAGGTTCCTTTGAGCACTCCTAAAATAATGACTTTACACACTTCATTTTGTTAACATTATTTAATCTCTGTGTTGTACCTTTCCAGGTCGAGTATAGGAAGCAACTAATACAGAATGCCTCAAGTGTGATCAACATAGATCACCTTGACATTTGAGTGCATTAAGCAAGGCTGACCATCGTGTATGATATAGAAGACCACCTGCTGCTGTTCTTACCCTTCCTACAGGAATGAACCGTAGCATACTTAATTCCTTGCCAACAATTTTCCGGTGCTAGCCTAGCAGTAAAAGTAGGCTAGGACGGGAAACAGTATGGCAGCGTCTTTCCTGGTTTTCTGGTACTCCTAGCAGAAACGGTGGTTTATTTCTTGCCATGTTGTAACCCAACTTGGCTGGACGAAAGACATCATGTGGGCATGGTTCGGGTTTCTGCCATATTTTGCCACTTAAATCATGTAATATACTTTATCACCTGATACATTCGTTCTAGTTAAGATGTGCCGTGCCTCTTCGATTTTTAGCTTGCACGCTTATCACTAATTTGCGTTGGCTGCTTGATTTATTTCTGTTCGTTTGTTTTGGTCTCGCATGTATCTAGCGAACTTTGGTTGCACCATTTTCACAAATGCCGCTTATGTTGTGCATGGTATAATGGTCTCGTACATTTTTGATCGAATTACCATCGTCAGAGTCAGGTTGTACAAGTTTTAGTTGAACGTGACCCCTTTCACTTGTCACAGGCTCACAGCCAGTAAGATCGTGAACCCCTTCACTTGTCACAAGCTCACAGCCAGTAAGATCGTGAAAGCAGATCACTGGCCATCTGGTTCTCTGAGAATATGTAGGTCTGCCTTTGTTCGGTTTCGCAGAGGTGGTGTCCGCTTGCTTCCTTACGGGTTTGTATTTTCCACTGGTTTGAACCGTTGTGATAGGTTTGCCATTAAAAAAGGACGAACTGCGCATTTGTCGTCACAACGGCTGGTAAACCATCAAACCTGCCATTGGACCGCCGGACCTGACGAAATATTTTCAAATTCCCCCTGTTGTCCTCCTGCCACAGCATATGGTCGTCGGCCACAACCGCCACCCTCACACACGTGCACGTTGTCGATGGAGTCAGGGAGGAGCGCGGGCGGCGTGAGCACGCACCGGATCGCCCATCGCTGTTGCTCCAAATTTAGGGTGTAGCTTTTTGTTCAATTTCTCGTGAAGTAAAAAACTTCTCATCAATACTAATCAAAGGATGACTCTCTGGCCCCGGATTtccatataaaggatttgacgTAATTTAGAGCGTGTTTGGTTCCCGACTAAAGTGAGCCAAGTCAAAATTTGACTGTGCCTTGATAATTTGGTCTCTGTTTGGTTCGAAGCTAAAATTTGGTTATGCCTCGAAAAATTTAGCCGGTCAAAATTGTTATATTGTGTTTCTGGGCACAACTGGGCTAGCAAAACGGGCGCCCGAAAAAATTTGGCCAGCCaaattttggtttgatctcaaacCAAATATCATTTTAGCAGTCAAAATTTAATACCGCCCTGACTTACTTCTGACTAAATTATGATTTGGCTGAGTTGGGCAccaaaccaaacacgcccttgATGCCGCCGCCGTATTTTCTCATCCGACGCCAACCCCTACTCTTCCCACCCGAGCCCGGCTTACTCGTCGTGTTCCTCCTACATATGGTCCAACCTTTGCTTCTCCACCGCTCGGCTCGTGCTCCTCTACCCTGTTGATGAGGTGGTTGCCATGGTTGAGTGGCCTATGCTCCTATGGCCGTGCTGCTGAGGATAAGGCAAGGTAAGGGCATTTTAATCTTTACATATCATTGAgggtttttcttttaattttttaaattatttttttctcaaaatgaAATGGTTCTGATTAGGTGGATGCAGTAGTGGCAAATGGAAGGGAGTGAGCCTTGTCTCAGTGGCAAATTTGCGATCATTGACTTTTTTGAATGGCAAATTGTAATTGTAGAATTGATTACGCGCAAAAATGCAATTagaggggtgaatgattgtaAAAGTCAGATTTCAAATTTAATTcactataataaaaaaatcaatttattATAGTAATCAATTTGTGATATACTTTTATCACATAACTAAAAatgatgttaaaaaaaattagtcagTCTGCTTGccctcaaatttttatcattGAAACTAGACAACCTCACAAAACTATTCCAATAAAAATCAAGTCAATCAGATCTCCgaatcaagagttatgaccTTCATGAGAAGATTGTGATATATGGtgataaaaatagattaaacaCTTATTTCGTGATTATGTAAAAATTACGAAAAATTACCAACTATTATTTTTCAGAACCTTACTTATATGCTCTAGGATAATTTTAGATAGATCAAACCAAGCAAATTGTGTTGACCGAATgatccaaaaaaaaatcaacaacgaATGAATGACAAAAACGAAAAACATAGAGAAAGAACAAAATTACCAaatcatcaacttacaaaaaataattttcattaTATGGATGAGTTCACAAGATACATTTCCACACACCCCTAAAAGAATCTTCATGAAACTCTAACCCTatattgtttctctttttttgctaaaagaaaaaaacatattcTTAGTACTACTCCTTAGTCTAACaatctctctattggttcctgTTCACCACTCAAGGGATCGATGACGTTTTAAGATGAAAGgtaaattatgacacttaaaaactaaccTAATTGACTCCAAAAGCTTCACAAGacaaatctatattaatttctatctaaacgtGCTCTAggttatctagtgtatctactctaccgtttaaaagagattgcaacctatctaggaaggtaaattgcaagattGTAAATATCGAAACGTaaacaaggtagagagagtaaactcggcacaaaagatttttatcttgtggtatcgatgacatgaatgtcacctctagtccatgttggagctccaccaatgatatgctcccggtcgtcaCGACTCTTCCATTCAtagctcttgagtcaccaagtcacaaagacaagaccctgacctggatgagccatcaaaccacaaaggcaaggttccaccactagcctctctctctcggtcACTTGTCCCTGTCTttactttagagcttgagccaccaaagaatcttgccaccgctccacatcaag
This region includes:
- the LOC133899185 gene encoding DNA gyrase subunit B, chloroplastic/mitochondrial is translated as MALLLRPPPPPPHLRALLRRLLSTAAAPGPSLMLPLRSPCPAAASPRFLFGPRVVASTAAPRRNGVVVRAFMASTAASEAMQDKRVAGEYTAANVQVLEALDGVRTRPGMYIGSTGPRGLHHLVYEILDNAVDEAQAGYATKIDVVLHDDNSVTVTDNGRGIPTDIHPQTKKSCVETVLTLMHAGGKFGGAKSSYSVSGGLHGVGLSVVNALSEVLEVTVWRDGKEYRQSYSRGKPMTTLSSITLVGESNSHQGTRIRFWPDKDIFTTTINFDFNTISSRIRELAFLNPELTITLTKEEGHTEVQHNEYCYAGGLVEYVKWLNTDKKPLHDPIAFRKEIDGIMVDVSLQWCSDSYSDTVLGYANSIRTIDGGTHIDGLKASLTRTINNLAKKSKIIKDKDISLSGEHVREGMTCVISVKVPDPEFEGQTKTRLGNPEVRRMVEQSVQENLTEYLELHPDVMDSILSKSLNALKAALAAKRARELVRTKSVLKSSSLPGKLADCASTNPEESEIFIVEGDSAGGSAKQGRDRKFQAILPLRGKILNIERKDEAAMYKNEEIQNLILGLGLGVKGEDFKKEALRYHKIVILTDADVDGAHIRTLLLTFFFRYQRALFDEGCIYVGVPPLYKVERGKQAHYCYDDTDLKEIVNTFPANAAYHIQRFKGLGEMMPAQLWETTMDPERRLLKQLRVEDAAEANVVFSSLMGTRVEYRKQLIQNASSVINIDHLDI